A segment of the Patescibacteria group bacterium genome:
GAGTCGTAACTCCGATTACCGAGGAACCGGATGACTAAAGGGTCACGTCCGGATCAGTGGGGAGCGTCGCCCGTAAGGGCGGCTCTTACCCGGAAGTTGACGCCTTTATCTCTTGCGATTTTTAAGTTTTTAGATTCTTTGCTTATTTTATTTTTTCCCATTATTTTATACGCCATACGGCGCACCTCATCTCTACGTTAGCCCAAAAAAACAATACTTTTATTATTCATGTGACGTGCTATACTACTAAAAACAATAACCTTGAATTTGAGGGGAGAACAGAATGTCAACAGTAAACGAAATCAAAGAGGCGATAGAAACCCTTCCAGAGAATGATTATGTCCAATTGAGGCAGTGGTTTTCGGAAAAAGACTGGGAAAAATGGGATAAGCAGATTTTAGCGGATTCAGAAGCAGGAACGCTAGATTTCCTGATTAAGGAAGCCCTTGAAGAAAAATCGAAGGGAAAGCTTAAAGAACTATAAATGCATCGGACAACAAATCGATTCTGGAAATATTTTGAGAATCTTCCACCACTTGTTCAAAAGAGAGCTAAGAAGAATTTTGAGCTTCTCAAAAAGAACCATTCGCATCCATCTCTTCACTTTAAAAAAGTTGGAGACCTTTGGTCCGCCAGAGTCGGAATGAATCATAGGGCACTTTCAGTTGAAGATGGTGAAGATTATATTTGGGTTTGGATTGGTACTCACGATGAGTACGAGCGTATGGTTAATAAAAAGGGCTAACAAGCGCATGAAGCCAACCACCAATAACCATGCGATTTAATATTTATCTAGGCCACCGCTCTAAGCCACTCTTGCACGCATATTCACAGGTGGTGGTGGTTTATACGGGACGTTATAATATCTCAAGCTGTAATTGTGCCTAATAGTTAAATAAAATGGAAATTGCTAAATTAATTCTTGAGTACATTAAAGCACTGATTTGGCCAACAACTGTTATTATTATGTTGATCATATTTCGTACTCAGATAAGTAGTCTCTTTGGTCGTTTAAAAAAGGCTGATTTGCCTGGTGGCATATCTTTGGAAACATTTCCAGCGCATATAAGGGAGGCGAAGGAACTATCTGTAGCAGTAGAAAAAGAAAAGGAAAAAGACAAGAAAGGTCGTCCAAGTATTCCGCTAACTGATGCAAATGCAAAAATGCTTAACTTTGGATTGCAGCCATCACCAACAGGGCTTGAGTTTTCTCACTATCGCATTCTAGCTGAGCAAGACCCAAATCTTGCATTAGCTGGTCTTCGCATGGAAGTTGAGTCAATGCTCAAAAATCTTTCAAAAGGTTTTAAGGTTTCTCTAGAGGAACGAGATAGTGCAGGAATAATAACACAAAAATTGAAA
Coding sequences within it:
- a CDS encoding DUF4145 domain-containing protein, with the translated sequence MEIAKLILEYIKALIWPTTVIIMLIIFRTQISSLFGRLKKADLPGGISLETFPAHIREAKELSVAVEKEKEKDKKGRPSIPLTDANAKMLNFGLQPSPTGLEFSHYRILAEQDPNLALAGLRMEVESMLKNLSKGFKVSLEERDSAGIITQKLKEKGAITPRQTELVSAVIQLCNAAIHGTKVLSSQAQEILDIAEILRDEYVSWLSWGFQDK